Proteins encoded by one window of Monoglobus pectinilyticus:
- a CDS encoding sensor domain-containing diguanylate cyclase, producing MTDTARKLEYDNISGQQNEVKKKLNIIKKIPKIELVWRVVWCVVFMVIFSFFAFGLIRLIFGDSAHGLEWIVAVETAVIVFSVCLFSFAIRIFKELKNVVDEDTEIMTNVVGGTMVTYFDDSFTIINATPVFYSILGYEKNDIKRKYRCEFFRLLVGDDSRREFGRQKRMLRETGFSEAQYKILRGDGSRIWVSSRSHLKKNDKLETVVYTVLFDISREKNMQEKLQLAEARNKIVLENINSGIFEWDMIKNTFEASDQFSRRFMVDENFKIEKTILKKFVHPDDISVLYDNLKLLREGIEDNLEILLKLKDFQGIYSHNRLVLSSVRDNNNVPVKAVGIVIDVEEQFQKEMELKNKASRDSLTGLYNKGITQQLIENTILDRGTQNHALILFDIDDFKSVNDTFGHGIGDEAIRIVAGLFKDIFYDDCIVGRIGGDEFMVFCRNIDERGVKVEQLLNKIMERDTFVKSGDKLRNLTLSVGIALYVSDARTYTELYKKADIALYKAKQNGKNRYIFFKDIDED from the coding sequence ATGACTGACACAGCCAGAAAACTAGAATACGATAACATATCAGGTCAGCAGAATGAAGTGAAAAAGAAACTTAATATTATTAAAAAAATTCCCAAAATTGAGCTAGTGTGGCGCGTAGTATGGTGCGTTGTTTTTATGGTCATATTTAGTTTTTTTGCTTTTGGCTTAATTCGATTAATATTTGGGGACTCGGCGCATGGATTAGAGTGGATTGTTGCAGTTGAGACAGCTGTGATTGTATTTTCCGTCTGTCTTTTTAGCTTTGCAATACGGATTTTTAAAGAATTAAAAAATGTTGTCGATGAGGATACGGAAATCATGACAAATGTTGTCGGGGGAACTATGGTAACATACTTCGACGATAGTTTTACAATAATAAATGCTACTCCTGTCTTTTACAGCATACTGGGTTATGAAAAAAATGATATAAAAAGAAAATATCGATGTGAATTTTTTCGTCTGCTGGTGGGAGACGACTCTAGGCGGGAGTTTGGAAGACAAAAGCGCATGCTTCGCGAAACGGGTTTTTCAGAGGCTCAGTATAAAATTCTCAGAGGTGATGGAAGCCGTATTTGGGTTTCCAGCAGAAGTCATTTAAAGAAAAATGATAAGCTGGAAACTGTTGTATATACTGTTTTATTCGATATAAGCCGTGAAAAAAATATGCAGGAGAAACTGCAGCTGGCAGAGGCAAGAAACAAAATCGTATTGGAGAATATCAACAGCGGTATTTTTGAATGGGATATGATAAAAAATACGTTTGAGGCTTCCGACCAGTTTTCACGCAGATTTATGGTTGATGAAAATTTTAAAATTGAAAAAACTATTTTGAAAAAGTTTGTGCATCCTGATGATATATCCGTGCTTTATGATAATTTAAAACTCCTAAGAGAGGGAATAGAAGATAACCTTGAAATATTGCTGAAATTAAAGGATTTTCAGGGGATTTACAGTCATAACAGGTTAGTTTTAAGTTCGGTGCGTGATAATAATAATGTCCCTGTAAAAGCGGTAGGAATAGTTATTGATGTGGAAGAACAGTTTCAGAAAGAAATGGAGCTTAAAAATAAAGCTTCCAGAGATTCGCTCACAGGGCTTTATAACAAAGGGATTACTCAGCAGCTTATAGAAAACACTATACTAGACCGCGGAACACAAAATCATGCTCTGATTTTATTTGATATCGATGATTTTAAATCAGTAAACGATACGTTCGGTCATGGTATCGGAGACGAAGCTATCAGAATAGTTGCTGGTTTGTTTAAAGACATTTTTTATGATGATTGTATTGTCGGTAGGATAGGCGGAGACGAGTTCATGGTATTTTGCAGAAATATTGATGAGCGCGGCGTCAAGGTGGAACAGCTTCTTAATAAAATCATGGAGCGGGATACATTTGTAAAGTCCGGCGATAAATTAAGAAATTTAACTTTAAGTGTTGGTATTGCCCTTTATGTCAGTGACGCGAGAACTTATACTGAATTATATAAAAAAGCCGATATTGCACTCTATAAGGCAAAACAAAATGGTAAGAACAGATACATATTCTTTAAAGATATAGATGAAGATTAA
- the rpmE gene encoding 50S ribosomal protein L31, with amino-acid sequence MKEGIHPDYKQTQIKCACGNVIETGSTKEDIRIEICSACHPFYTGKQKLVDTGGRVDKFRKRYGLEK; translated from the coding sequence ATGAAGGAAGGAATTCATCCTGATTACAAGCAAACACAGATCAAATGTGCTTGCGGTAACGTTATTGAAACCGGTTCCACAAAAGAGGACATCCGTATAGAAATTTGTTCTGCTTGTCATCCTTTCTACACAGGAAAGCAAAAGCTTGTTGATACAGGCGGCAGAGTTGATAAGTTCAGAAAACGTTATGGTCTTGAAAAGTAA
- a CDS encoding 6-phosphofructokinase has product MMSEIKRIGVMTGGGDCPGLNAVIRAVVKTAILKYGLEVVGIKHGYRGLYLGEDEFVPLTLHDVSGIISKGGTMLYSSNKDNLFDYSYIDEHGQEQRGDVSDVGVNNLKKAGIDALIVIGGDGTLTSGRDFARKGVKVIGVPKTIDNDLASTDTTFGFDTAVATATESIDKLRTTAESHSRTIVVEVMGRYAGFIAIASAIAGGADAALIPEIPYDINKVADAIKENRARGKNFAIVVVAEGAKPIGGDVVISKVIDNSPDPIRLGGVGEVIAGQLEHLAGLECRATILGHTQRGGSPTSNDRILSTRYGSYAVKLLMEGKFGNMVVLDGTKLGYDSLENVIGKNKAVEESGYWIKTARAIDMCLGD; this is encoded by the coding sequence ATTATGAGCGAAATCAAAAGAATCGGTGTTATGACCGGCGGAGGCGACTGTCCTGGGCTTAATGCTGTAATCAGAGCAGTTGTTAAGACGGCTATCCTCAAATACGGTCTTGAAGTTGTTGGAATAAAACATGGTTACCGCGGGCTTTATCTCGGTGAAGACGAGTTTGTTCCCCTTACTCTTCATGATGTTTCAGGAATTATCTCTAAAGGTGGCACAATGCTTTACAGCTCAAACAAAGATAATCTGTTTGACTATTCATATATTGACGAACACGGACAAGAACAGCGCGGCGATGTTTCGGATGTTGGAGTCAACAACCTAAAGAAAGCCGGTATTGACGCTCTTATTGTTATCGGCGGAGACGGAACTCTTACGTCCGGCCGTGATTTTGCGCGCAAAGGAGTTAAAGTTATAGGCGTTCCAAAAACAATAGACAACGACCTAGCTTCGACAGATACCACTTTTGGTTTTGATACCGCCGTTGCAACCGCAACTGAATCTATTGATAAATTAAGAACAACCGCCGAATCACACAGCAGAACCATCGTTGTGGAAGTAATGGGCAGATATGCCGGGTTTATTGCTATAGCATCAGCTATAGCCGGAGGAGCTGACGCGGCTTTGATACCAGAAATACCATACGATATTAATAAAGTTGCAGACGCTATTAAAGAAAACAGAGCCAGAGGCAAGAATTTTGCTATTGTTGTTGTTGCAGAAGGAGCTAAGCCTATTGGAGGAGACGTAGTTATATCCAAAGTTATTGATAACAGTCCAGACCCAATACGTCTCGGCGGGGTTGGAGAAGTAATCGCCGGGCAGCTTGAACATTTAGCCGGTCTCGAGTGCCGCGCTACTATTCTTGGACATACTCAGCGCGGAGGTTCACCAACATCTAACGACAGAATCTTGTCAACCCGTTACGGTTCATACGCGGTTAAGCTGTTGATGGAAGGCAAATTCGGCAATATGGTAGTTTTAGACGGAACTAAGCTTGGTTATGACTCTCTTGAAAACGTAATCGGAAAAAACAAAGCTGTAGAAGAGAGCGGTTACTGGATAAAAACTGCAAGAGCTATTGATATGTGTCTTGGAGACTAA
- a CDS encoding bifunctional 2-keto-4-hydroxyglutarate aldolase/2-keto-3-deoxy-6-phosphogluconate aldolase, producing MDKQQVLTKMTDAGLVAVVRASNAEDAIRITDACLEGGCPSIELTFTVPGAAKVIEALASKYTNGEMLLGAGTVLDSETARQAILSGANFIVSPGFNKGAAELCGRYQIPYMPGCMTITEILTAMEAGCDICKVFPGDIVGANFIKDVKGPLPHAKLMPTGGVDVSNVDKWIKAGAVAVGAGSSLTKGAKTGDYADITATAKEFIAKIKEARAAL from the coding sequence ATGGATAAACAACAAGTTTTAACAAAAATGACAGATGCTGGTCTTGTAGCGGTTGTTCGTGCATCTAATGCTGAAGACGCTATAAGAATCACAGACGCATGCCTGGAGGGCGGCTGCCCTTCAATAGAATTAACATTTACTGTTCCGGGTGCCGCTAAGGTTATTGAGGCTCTTGCTTCAAAATACACAAACGGCGAGATGCTTTTGGGCGCAGGAACCGTTTTGGATTCAGAGACAGCAAGACAGGCTATTCTTTCAGGAGCTAATTTCATAGTAAGCCCCGGTTTCAACAAGGGCGCTGCAGAGTTATGCGGACGTTATCAGATTCCTTACATGCCTGGATGTATGACAATCACAGAAATCTTGACGGCTATGGAAGCTGGATGTGATATTTGTAAAGTATTCCCCGGAGACATTGTTGGAGCTAACTTTATTAAGGATGTTAAGGGTCCTTTGCCGCACGCTAAACTTATGCCTACAGGCGGAGTGGACGTATCAAACGTTGATAAGTGGATAAAGGCCGGCGCAGTTGCAGTTGGAGCAGGTTCATCTCTTACAAAGGGAGCTAAGACAGGCGACTATGCTGATATTACTGCTACAGCTAAAGAGTTTATAGCAAAGATTAAAGAAGCGCGCGCTGCACTTTAA
- a CDS encoding sugar kinase gives MAKVVTMGEIMLRLSTPGNEKFIQADEFDVCYGGGEANVAVSLANYGHDAEFVTKVPDNPIGECAVAALRKMNVKTDNIAKGGERLGIYFLESGASMRASNVVYDRAHSSISTAEAADFDFDKIFDGADWFHFTGITPAVSDAAAELTEEALKAAKAKGVKVSVDLNFRKKLWSSEKAQKVMSNLMQYVDVCIGNEEDAEKVLGFKPGATDVTSGDLELAGYEDIFKQMVEKFNFEYVISSLRVSHSASDNGWSACIYSRDTKEFYHSKEYRVHPIVDRVGGGDSFAGGTICGFVDGKNFKDALEFGVAASALKHTIPGDFNLVSRADVENLVGGDGSGRVQR, from the coding sequence ATGGCTAAAGTTGTTACAATGGGCGAGATTATGCTCAGATTATCTACACCTGGTAATGAGAAGTTTATTCAGGCTGATGAGTTTGACGTATGTTATGGAGGCGGCGAGGCAAACGTTGCAGTTTCACTTGCTAATTACGGACATGACGCTGAGTTTGTTACTAAGGTTCCTGATAACCCAATCGGAGAATGTGCGGTTGCTGCACTTCGCAAGATGAATGTTAAAACAGATAACATTGCAAAAGGCGGAGAGAGACTGGGTATTTATTTCTTAGAGTCAGGCGCTTCTATGAGAGCGTCAAATGTAGTATATGACCGTGCTCATTCTTCAATTTCTACAGCTGAAGCTGCTGATTTTGATTTTGACAAGATTTTTGACGGCGCTGATTGGTTCCACTTTACAGGAATCACTCCTGCTGTTTCAGACGCTGCTGCAGAACTGACTGAGGAAGCTTTGAAAGCTGCAAAGGCAAAGGGCGTTAAGGTTTCTGTTGACCTGAACTTCCGTAAAAAGCTTTGGTCAAGTGAGAAGGCTCAGAAAGTTATGTCAAATCTCATGCAGTATGTTGACGTTTGTATCGGAAACGAAGAAGACGCTGAAAAGGTTCTCGGATTTAAGCCGGGCGCTACTGACGTTACATCAGGAGACCTTGAACTTGCCGGTTATGAGGACATATTTAAGCAGATGGTTGAGAAGTTCAACTTTGAGTACGTTATCAGCTCATTGCGCGTAAGTCATTCAGCATCAGACAACGGCTGGTCAGCTTGTATCTATTCAAGAGATACGAAAGAGTTCTATCATTCAAAAGAGTACAGAGTACATCCTATTGTTGACCGTGTGGGCGGCGGAGATTCATTTGCCGGCGGTACAATCTGCGGATTTGTTGACGGTAAGAACTTTAAAGACGCACTTGAATTTGGTGTTGCTGCATCAGCGCTTAAGCACACAATTCCCGGAGACTTCAACTTGGTTTCACGTGCTGACGTTGAAAATCTTGTTGGCGGCGACGGAAGCGGCCGTGTTCAGAGATAA
- a CDS encoding PRK06851 family protein, whose amino-acid sequence MTKRIYKYFTCANSSVGFVSFFEQNLDGLENIYILKGGPGTGKSTMMKKIGDYFLSQGENIDHIYCSSDSNSLDGIIINNRKTAVVDGTSPHVIEPKAPGAVEEYINLGKAWDRNKLKQHKSEILDIKQQISKLYNGIYSNLSKAKTVHDDWEKIYLDNIDYNSLDSAAIELCNKIVDSEKSNDNGKIIDRFFGALTPNGSVNYIENLTSDLSKRYFIKGRPGTGKSTIMKKIANLAKNNGYKTEVYHCSFDPDSLDMVIIRDLDVCIFDSTSPHELFPSRTSDEIVDLYQTAVKPGTDEENSARLSAIQNRYDKLNSQARCFLSNIHTLHDELESIYINAMNFDVINSITSELINNIEDCPIVC is encoded by the coding sequence ATGACCAAAAGAATTTATAAATACTTTACATGCGCTAACTCATCAGTAGGTTTTGTAAGTTTCTTTGAACAAAACCTTGACGGACTTGAAAACATTTATATTTTAAAAGGAGGGCCCGGAACAGGAAAATCCACAATGATGAAAAAAATCGGAGACTATTTTCTGAGCCAGGGAGAAAATATCGACCATATATATTGCAGTTCTGATTCAAATTCTCTGGACGGTATCATTATCAACAACCGGAAAACAGCTGTGGTTGACGGAACCTCACCTCACGTTATTGAACCCAAAGCTCCGGGAGCAGTTGAAGAATACATAAATCTCGGAAAAGCATGGGACAGAAACAAACTTAAACAGCATAAGTCCGAAATACTGGATATAAAACAGCAAATTTCAAAATTATATAATGGAATATATTCAAATCTTTCAAAAGCCAAAACAGTCCACGACGATTGGGAGAAAATATATCTTGACAATATAGATTATAACAGTTTAGACAGTGCTGCAATTGAGTTATGCAATAAAATAGTTGACAGCGAAAAATCAAATGACAACGGCAAAATAATAGACCGTTTCTTCGGCGCCTTAACCCCAAACGGGTCAGTAAATTATATCGAGAATTTGACCTCTGACCTCTCAAAACGGTATTTTATTAAAGGACGTCCCGGAACAGGAAAATCCACAATAATGAAAAAAATTGCTAACCTTGCCAAAAATAACGGCTATAAAACAGAAGTATATCACTGCAGCTTTGACCCCGATAGTTTGGATATGGTAATAATACGTGATTTGGACGTGTGTATCTTTGATTCGACTTCACCGCACGAACTGTTCCCGTCACGCACAAGCGACGAAATAGTTGACCTGTATCAGACTGCAGTTAAGCCCGGAACGGATGAAGAAAACTCGGCAAGGCTGTCCGCCATCCAAAACAGGTATGATAAATTAAACAGCCAGGCACGCTGTTTCCTAAGCAACATACATACTCTGCACGATGAACTTGAATCAATATATATTAACGCTATGAATTTCGATGTAATAAACAGCATAACTTCTGAATTAATCAATAATATTGAGGACTGTCCTATAGTATGTTAA